A part of Larkinella insperata genomic DNA contains:
- a CDS encoding Hpt domain-containing protein: protein MSILTGSRPPSTDTIPDKLDQKRLLQLYADDTDMLITHIELFLGEVIPQFQELEERIHLMDWAGVRSLTHQLRPWLSMVGLTDLENKLWEMERIAGNRPDRETLLALWGTFKEKLRQMTLVLNSELERMK from the coding sequence ATGTCTATACTTACTGGCAGTAGGCCCCCTTCCACGGATACAATACCTGATAAGCTGGATCAAAAACGTTTGCTGCAACTTTATGCGGATGATACCGACATGCTAATCACCCACATCGAGTTGTTTCTGGGTGAAGTAATTCCGCAATTTCAGGAACTCGAAGAGCGGATTCATCTTATGGACTGGGCGGGGGTAAGGTCCCTGACCCATCAACTCAGGCCGTGGTTGAGCATGGTGGGCTTGACCGATCTGGAAAATAAATTATGGGAGATGGAAAGGATTGCCGGAAACCGTCCGGATCGCGAAACTCTGCTGGCGCTGTGGGGTACCTTCAAAGAAAAATTGCGGCAGATGACACTTGTGCTGAATAGTGAATTAGAACGGATGAAGTAA
- a CDS encoding response regulator transcription factor, giving the protein MENKYSVLVVEDDTYIRKVLRHTLQTEFEVTTLNNGIEAMDWLEAGNPVDIIVTDLQMPYLSGQDLIRTIRASSLLRQVPIIVLSTFTDSATKIACLEQGADDYMIKPFNPLEVRAKINAILRRTSDKNGAVYSAPMPKNRPAF; this is encoded by the coding sequence ATGGAAAATAAATACAGTGTTCTTGTTGTAGAAGATGATACGTACATCCGGAAGGTACTACGTCACACCTTGCAAACGGAGTTTGAAGTAACAACCTTGAATAACGGAATCGAAGCGATGGATTGGCTGGAAGCGGGCAATCCGGTTGATATTATCGTTACGGATCTGCAGATGCCATACCTAAGCGGCCAGGATTTGATTCGGACGATTCGCGCCAGTTCGCTGTTGCGCCAGGTTCCCATCATTGTCTTGTCCACGTTTACGGATAGCGCCACTAAAATTGCCTGCCTGGAACAAGGGGCCGACGATTATATGATCAAGCCTTTTAATCCGCTCGAAGTGAGAGCGAAAATTAATGCGATCCTGCGCCGGACGAGCGACAAGAACGGTGCCGTTTATTCAGCACCCATGCCTAAAAACAGGCCAGCTTTTTGA